The DNA window GGTTGAAGGTTATGCGGTCGCGGGTGCTGGTGGCGGGGTAGAGCCGGACAGGGCAACTCACCAGGCTCAGCTTCAGATAACCCTTCCAACTCGCTCTCGGCGCCATGACGATCTCCTACGCAACTACTTCCTTGTCATGGACAAGGACGGCAGCTCCCTGGCAAAATCCGACATTTCCGCCCAAGGATCGCCGGAAACGGTTAACAACCCCGGAAGTGAAGAATAATTCAAATCTTCCGGAGCGTCGATGGATTCGATATCGGCCCACGTCAGCGGCGTCGACGCCGGCAGGCTGGTCCGCGCGCGCAGCGAAAAGGGGGCGGCCGCGGTGGCGCCCCGGGCGTTGCGGTGGAAGTCGATGAAGATACGGCGCCTGCGCTTGTCCTTCGCCATGTTGGTGGTGAAGGTGTCGGGCGCGGTTGCGGCGATTGCGGCGGCGATCGCGCCCGTGCGCTGGTGAACCTCCTTCCAGCCTAATTTCGGCTTGATCGGCACAACGACATGGATGCCTTTACCGCCCGAGGTCTTGACGAAAGGGACGAGCCCGAGGCCCTCCAGTTCCGCACGGATGTGGACCGCCGCCTCGACGATCTCCCGCCAGCCGATCCCCTCGCCCGGGTCGAGGTCGAAGACGATGCGGTCGGGCTTTTCCAGCCGCTTGCGCATCGTCCCCCAGGTGTGGAACTCGACGACGCCGAACTGGGCGAGCGCCAGATAAGCCTTCGCGTCTTCCACCGCCAGGTAGGTCTTGTCCTCGCCTTCGGAATTGACGGACTGGAAGGTTGTGACGGAGGACGGCATGCCGCCGAATGCGTGACGCTGGAAGAAGCAGTCCTGCGGCTTGCCCGTCGGGCAGCGCATCAGCGAGACCGGCCGGCCGATGATGTGCGGCAGCATGAAGTCGCCCACGAGCGCGTAGTAGACGGCCACGTCCAGCTTGGTGGGGCCGGACCTGCCGAACAAGCGCCGCGTCGGATTGGTCACCCAGATGGCGGCGAGGTCGGCGTCCGAGATCAGCCGCTTCCGCTCGACCGGAGCAGCTTCACTCGACAGCTCCGCTTCCCGCAGGCCCTTGAACACGGCGTGGCGGAGCATGTTGTCCTGGGTGCGGTTGGCGTAGTGGACCTGCGCGGTGAGCACCGGGCGCACCCAGATGACGTCCTTCGGCGCGCCGTCGAGCCGGACCGCGCCGTACCGGAGCGGCTCCAGCCGCTCGCGTAGCCGGCCGAGCATCTCGGCATCGAAGCCGGTGCCCACCTTGCCGCGATAGGCGAGCTCGCCCTCCTCCCACTCGCCGAGCGCCAGCGCGGCGATCCCCTCCGCAGCCTCGGACACGGTGTAGCCGCCGATGACGAAGTCGCCCGTCTGCAGCGCCTTGGTCTTCGTCCAGCTTTTCGAGCGGCCTTGCCGATAGGGAGCCGAAGCACGCTTCGACACCATGCCTTCGAGCCCCATCTCGCTGACCCGCTCGTAGAACGCCCGTCCGTCGCCGGCCACGTGGTCGCTGTACTGGATGGCCGAGCGCGCGCCCACGTGCCCCGAAAGCAGCCTGGAGAGCAGTTCCTTGCGACGCTCAAGCGGGACGTTCGTGAGATTCCAGCCGTCGAGATGGAGAAGGTCGAAGGCGTAGAAGAGGAGCTTGTGGCCCTCTCCCTCGGCAAGTGCGTCCTGCAGCAGCGCGAAGCGGGCGATCCCCTTGTCGTCGAGCACCACGACCTCGCCGTCGATGACCGCCTCGCGGCAGCGAAGCGCGGCGAATGCGCCGGCGAGACCGCGGTAGCGCCTGGTCCAGTCCAACCCGCTGCGCGTGATCAGCCGCACCGCGCAGTTCGAGACGTGCGCCATGGTGCGGTAGCCGTCGAACTTGATCTCGTGTAGCCAATCCTCACCGTCCGGCGGCCGGTCGGCGGCGGTGGCGAGCTGGGGTTCGACGCGGTCCGGCATCGGCGCCTTCGCCGCACCGGGCGCCTTGCCGGGCCTCGGTGGCCGCGCCGCGGGCTTCGGCTTTTCCACCAGCTCCTCGATGCGCCGGCCGCTCTTGACGCTTTCGGGCCGCTCTTGAAGGATGTCGCGCTTGCCGTCGGCGGCCAGGTCGCGCTCCTTGAACAGAAGCCAGTTGCGCTTCGTCTCGCGGTCCCTGGGCTTCAGCCGGGTGAGCATCCAGCCGCCGTTCAGCTTCTCGCCCGCCAGGCGGAACTTGAAATTGCCCGAAGCGAGGCTCTTCCCTATATCGTCCATGGGCGCCCAGACGCCCGTGTCCCAGACGATCATCGGTCCGCCGCCGTACTCGCCCTCGGGGATCACGCCCTCGAAGTCGACATATTCAAGCGGATGATCCTCGGTCTCGACCGCGAGCCGCTTGTCGTCCGGATTGAGGGAGGGTCCTTTCGGCACGGCCCAGCACTTGAGCACGTCACCCACCTGAAGCCGCAGGTCGTAATGGTCCGCGGTCGCCGAATGCTTGTGGACGACAAAGCGGTTGCCCCCGACGCCGCGGGGCCCGCCCACAGGCTCCCCCGTTTTCGAGAAGTCGCGCTTGCGTCTGTATTCTCGCAGTTTGGCTTTGGTCATGGCCTGACTATGACCGACGGATCGCACTTCGCAAACTGCTTGGAGTTTCCTGGCGCATCCCAAATGCCGAATCGAGGGAACTTGGGGTTTCCAAAGCGCTCCTGATTTGACCACATCAATGTGAAGGCCTCATTGCCAAGTTCTCGCCTGGCTCCTTACACGGCCGCACGGTCTGGGACGGCGAGTAAGCGAAGGTCTCTCACAGAGAGCTGTCGGTCCCGACAACTGACTGTCCGCTTGCGCCTTCTGACACCGGAAGCTGCCGGCCCGCTTGGTCCCCAAACGCGACATTTTGAGATGGACTCGGCAAAGGCTTCTGGCGCGACCGCCCGTTCCGACCGCCGATCGGAACATAGGTCTTTCATTCGATCGCGACGTGCACTGCAGGCAGCGTATTTAATCAATGTGAGCTTCAGCCGGATCATTCAGACCGGCGCTCGCCTGAAAAAAAAGCCAAAAGTGGGAAAGACGCAGACAAAAAGCTACGAAATACAACGAGGCGTTCCGGGTTTCCCACTAAGGCGTAAGTCTTTCATTTTGAAAACTTTTTCGATTCCGTCCCTGGGCGCCATACACCATAAATTATTGAGTTCATTGAATTTTTTTTCTCTTTCTCACTCGGAATCGCATCCTTGGGAAAAAGCAGCGTACTCGCTCCGGCAACCGGCACTGTTGACCCGTGGGAGACCGACATTGTCAGCGTTGCAATGACCGTAGTGCGGGTCCTTGACGTCGTTGAGGACCCGCAGGCTGAGCGGTGCCGACACGATCCGGCGAAGCTGATCGTGGAGCGGCGGATCGGATGCGAGCAGGTTGCCCCGGGGCGATGCCGTTGGCCCTGTCGTTTCCGGCTACGCCGTTGCCGGAACGAAACGTCTCATGGTCGGAAAGACATGCGCGAACGTCGGCATGCCTCCCGATCGCCCATGTGCCGTTGGCCGAGAACCAGACCGCAGCACCGAGATCGCGAATGCGAGAGTAGTGGGGATAGGGGTCGCGGATCACCACGTCGGAATAGATGTCTACGTCGTAGACTGGCGCATCGTCCCGAACGACGGATGGCAAGGTTGCTGCTCGTATCGATTCCTCCCGGCAATCCACCCACTCATTCCGCCGAGCCAGGCAATCGCAATTGCGTAAGCTGCCGTGTTCATGCAGCGGACAACCGGCACCGAGTGGTGTCGCGAGGCGATGCGATGCCTGAGGCTGCCGCCATTACCGCCCCGCGCCGATACGTTGTCGATGAGGGGACGACTGTTGAACGGACACGAGGATTGTCAATGAAGCCGAAGAACATCCTGTTCGTCATGTTCGACCAGCTTCGCTGGGACTATCTGAGCTGCTACGGGCACCCGCAGCTCAAAACGCCCAACATAGACAGGCTGGCTTCACGCGGAGTGCGGTTCACGCGGGCTTACGTGCAATCGCCAATCTGCGGCCCTTCCCGGATGTCGACCTATACCGGGCGCTACGTCCACAGTCACGGCGCGTCGTGGAACGGCGTCCCGCTCAAGGTTGGAGAGATGACGATGGGCGACCATCTGCGGGCGGCCGGCATGGGCTGCTGGCTGGTGGGCAAGACCCATATGCGCGCAGATGCCGAAGGGATGCGTCGGCTTGGGCTCGATCCGGACAGCATCATCGGCGCCCGCGTGGCCGAATGCGGCTTCGACGTGTTCGAGCGCGACGACGGCATGGTCGCCGTCGGTCCTGACGGACCTCTCGAAAACCCCGATGGACATCGCTATTCGCATTATCTGCGAGAGCGGGGCTATGCGAGCGACAATCCCTGGCACGACCACGCCAATTCGGGCGTGGACGAGGCTGGAAACGTACTGTCCGGCTGGTTCATGAAAAATGCCGCCGAGGCGGCGAATATCGAGGAAATCGACAGCGAAACGCCTTATCTGACGCGTCGCGCGACGGAGTTCATCGAGCAGGCCTCCGCACCGTGGCTGTGCCATCTCAGCTATATCAAGCCGCACTGGCCATATGTCGTGCCGGCGCCGTATCACGCTATGTACGGCACCTCGCACATCAAGCCCGCGGTGCGGACGAAAGAGGAATTCGACAAAGCGCATCCGGTGCTCAAGGCATTCATGACGTCGCCCGTCGGCAAGGCATTCAGCCGTGACGAGGTGCGGGAAGCGGTGATTCCGGCCTATATGGGGCTCATCAAGCAATGCGACGACCAGATCGGCCTGTTGTTCGAATGGCTGGAGCGGACCGGGCGGATGGACGACACCTTGATCGTGCTCACCTCCGACCACGGCGATTTCCTCGGCGATCACTGGATGGGAGAGAAGACCTTCTTCCACGACACGTCGGTCAAGATCCCCCTCATCATCTTCGATCCGTCCGGCGATGCGGATGCGACGCGCGGCACGGTTTGTGACGAACTTGTCGAAAGCATCGACCTGCTGCCGACCTTTCTCGAAATCGCAGGAGGCGATCCCGAAGTGGTCGGCCACGTCGTGGAAGGCAAGTCGCTTGTGCCCATCCTGCATGGCAGGTCGGACGGCGCTCATCGTGACCGTGTCATCTGCGAATACGACTACGCCGCCACCCCCATCGCCGAGCGGCTGGGGGTCAGCGCGCGCGAAGCGGTCATGTTCATGGTCGCCGACAAGCGATACAAGCTGATCCACTGCGAGGGCGGCTTCCGACCGATCCTTTTCGACCTTGAGGCCGATCCGGACGAACTGCACGATCTCGGCGACAGCGATGAGCATGCGACAATCATCGAGGAGATGTACGAGCGCCTGTTCGCATGGACGCGCCGCATATCGCAGCGGACGACACGGAGCGAAGCCCAACTGATGGAAATGCGCACCGGTATCCGCCGCCGCGGCGTGGTACTCGGCGCGTACGACGAGAACGACGTCCCGCTCGAGCTGACGGTGCACTATCGCGGCAGGAAGGCCGCGATCCGCAAGCCGGCCGGCTAGGCGTCCAGCAGCCAGCCTTTCGCTTCAGCAAGCAAGTGCTCCGCCTCGGGCGAACCGTCGACGACGATGCCGGGCCGCAAGGTACGGCCACCCTGGATCAGCCGGTAACCGAGAAAGCGATAGGCTTCCGGGATGGACGAAAAGTCCGTCTCGTTCATGAAGCGATCGAAGACGGGCGACGGGACGATCGGATCGAGCCGATCCTTCTCATAGATGGCAATGCGTTCGGAAATGCGCCAGACGCCGTCCTGGCGGATCAGGCGATCGAGGAAGCGTGCATAGCTCGTATTGTCGACCGTGACGCCGGCCAGGGTCGCCCGGCCGAGAATCTGGATGCTCGTTTCCGCCAGCGCCCTGTCTTCTCCCACCTGCACGAAGGGTGTTCCGATCAGATGCTTGCTGCGCGGCGAGGTCTTTTTGTGGGTCGCACGGCAACGCTCGATGAAATCGTTATGAAGGCCGGCAAACCACGAGACCGAGATGAGGCCGTCGCGCGCAAAGGTCTCCGCCAGTCGATCCCAGTCGCCCTGGTCGCGCCATAGACCCCAGGCCTGGACGAGTTGGACGATGAGCAACGTGTCTTCAGCGCGTGTCATGGCGGTCCCCTGCTTTTTCTTCACGGCCCATTCTGTCGTTCGCGAGTGCCGAAGCAGCTTTGCGATGTGAGCTGTCCGCGATGCGGACGGCCGAATGCGGAGCGTGGACGCGCCGCCGGACCGGCGTTTTAAGTCGCGCAAGTTCGCTCAGGAGAAGGTAGGAGAACGCTGGCAATGTCGACATACCCGGCCAAGGTTCCGGTGGTGATTGTCGGAGCAGGCCCGACGGGCCTGACCGCCGCAAATCTGCTTGCCGCATACGGCGTCGAGGCCATCGTCCTCGACCGCGAACCCGGTCCCATGAACCTGCCGCGCGCGATCGTGATCGACGACGAGGGCGCGCGCACCCTGCAGGTGTTCGGTCTCGACCGCACCTATGTCGCCAACACCACGCCGGCGATCGGCTCGAAATATTTTGCCGATGACGGAACATGCTTCGCCGAGACCGGCGCCGGAGTGCAGAGCTACGGCTTCCCCAAGCGCCAGTATATCTATCAACCCGAATTCGAAGAGGCTTTGAGAAACCGGCTCGAAGAGCAGGCGCCGGGCAGCCTGCGATTTTCGTCCAACGTCGTCGACGTGGAAACGGATGCCGACGGCGCGGTGGTGACAGTCGAGGCTGCAGACGGGGAGCGCCATCGAATCGCAACACAATGGGTGCTTGCCTGCGACGGCGGCCGAAGCCCGATCCGTGAGCGCCTGCGCATCACGCTCAGCGGCAACACCTATCGACAGGACTGGATCGTCATAGACATGAGTGACGATCCCGACCGTTCGCTGTTCTCGAAATTCTTCTGCAGCAGCGTCCGCCCCGCAGTCAGCGTGCCGGCACCCAATGGCGGCCGGCGTTACGAATTCATGGTGCTGCCGGGGGAAGATCGCGAGAAGGTTCTGTCCCCGGATTTCCTGGCAGGCCTGTTGAAGCCGTTCCGCCGCCATGACGAGCGCGACGTGTTGCGAAAGACCGTCTACACCTTCCATGCCCGCATCGCCGAGCGCTTCCGGCAGGGGCGCATACTGCTGATGGGAGATGCAGCACACCTGACGCCCCCGTTCGCGGGACAAGGCATGAATGCCGGCCTGCGGGACGCCCACAACGTGGCATGGAAGATTGCGGCGGCGGTTGGCGGTGCCGATGCGGCCATGCTCGACAGCTATGACGCCGAGCGCCGCGGGCCGGCGTGGGACATGATCCTGCTCGCCGTGACGATGGGCAGCTTCGTCATGCCGTCCAGCAGCGAGGAACTGAAGTTCCGCGACCTGCTGCTCAAGGCGCTCGAACCGTTTCCGGCCGTGCGCGACTACCTGATCCAGATGCGCTTCAAGCCGAAACCTCGCTACAATGCCGGCCTTTTCCTCGACCTCGACCAGCCGACATTCGAGGCAAGCCTGGTCGGAGAGATGATCCCACAGCCGCGCATCGGCAGCGGGGCGCGGCTTCTGGACGATCACCTTGGTGAAGGTTTCGCGCTGATTGCCCAGAACGGGCCCGGCTACCTGGCCCTGGAGCAACTGGACCAGGGCAGACTGCTGGGGCTTCCGCTCAACACGGTGATCCTTGAGCCGGCCGGGCATTCCGCAGATCAGGACCGTGCCCGGATAGCCAGGCCGCTCTTGACGCACCGCGACCAGATCATGCTCATCAGGCCGGACCGCTATTGCGCGGCCGCCTTCGCGCCCGAACGATTGCGAGCCGAACTCGACCGCTACTCTTCGCTTTGTTCGGCGGCCACCCGGGCCAGATCTTCCGAGATGGACGCCGCGGTCGAGATGAGTGCGTCCCTGTGAAGCCTTAGCGCTTCCTCGAACTTCAAGGCCGTGCCGATCCAGATCATGGTGAGGCAGGCGATAGGCCGCTCGCCGCTGTAGATCGGCGCGGAGATGCTCATCGTGCGGGCGTTGAAGCCCTTGATGCGAAATCCCACGCCAAGTTCCAACGTGTGGGCCAGGATGTAGTCCAGCGGTCCGTCATCGTGGAAATCGACGACGTCGCTGCCGAGCCGCTCCCTCAACCCTTCGATGATCTGCGCGCGTTCCTGACGGGGCACGAAGGCCAGATGCGCCCGCCCGCCCGCAGTCTCGAGCACCGGCAGCTCGCGCCCCACCATGCCGTGATCGACCGAGAACGGGCTGATGTTGTGGGTCGATTCGCGAATGGCCATGCGATAGTCGTGGAAGGTGACGAGATCGAGTGGCCAGAGGATCTTGCGGCCGAGCTTCATCATCCTCGGCACCGCAACCTGCGCCACCCAGTCCTCGTCGCGAAATCCGGAGCTGAGCGATTTGGTTTGCAACGTCGGACGCCAGGCGTCCTCCGACGGGCCGCGCACGACGAAACCCAGCCCTTCCAGCGTTTCAAGCAGACGATATGCCGTCGGCCGCGGGATGCCGACAATGCGGGCGACTTCTGCTGCCCTCAACCCATTGTTGCAGTTGATTGCCTGGAGTACCTCCAGTCCACGCTGCAGGGAGCGAACCGCGCCGAAAGTCGAAATGGTGCAGCCTCCTGATGTTCACGATACGGACAATCGCGGGGGCTACATTGCAACGAGCCGTCTGCATGTCAAGAGTGTCCGCCTGTCCGTTCGGTCCCTGGCCGCGGTGGGAGGAAACACTTGGAAAACATCGAAAGGCGCATCAGAGCCGCCGCACGTGTCGTTGCGCTCATCGGCTTCTTCGGCCTGCTGCTGCTTGCGGCAATGACCACGCTGGACATCCTGTTGAGGTGGCTGTTCAACGC is part of the Chelativorans sp. AA-79 genome and encodes:
- the ligD gene encoding DNA ligase D, which gives rise to MTKAKLREYRRKRDFSKTGEPVGGPRGVGGNRFVVHKHSATADHYDLRLQVGDVLKCWAVPKGPSLNPDDKRLAVETEDHPLEYVDFEGVIPEGEYGGGPMIVWDTGVWAPMDDIGKSLASGNFKFRLAGEKLNGGWMLTRLKPRDRETKRNWLLFKERDLAADGKRDILQERPESVKSGRRIEELVEKPKPAARPPRPGKAPGAAKAPMPDRVEPQLATAADRPPDGEDWLHEIKFDGYRTMAHVSNCAVRLITRSGLDWTRRYRGLAGAFAALRCREAVIDGEVVVLDDKGIARFALLQDALAEGEGHKLLFYAFDLLHLDGWNLTNVPLERRKELLSRLLSGHVGARSAIQYSDHVAGDGRAFYERVSEMGLEGMVSKRASAPYRQGRSKSWTKTKALQTGDFVIGGYTVSEAAEGIAALALGEWEEGELAYRGKVGTGFDAEMLGRLRERLEPLRYGAVRLDGAPKDVIWVRPVLTAQVHYANRTQDNMLRHAVFKGLREAELSSEAAPVERKRLISDADLAAIWVTNPTRRLFGRSGPTKLDVAVYYALVGDFMLPHIIGRPVSLMRCPTGKPQDCFFQRHAFGGMPSSVTTFQSVNSEGEDKTYLAVEDAKAYLALAQFGVVEFHTWGTMRKRLEKPDRIVFDLDPGEGIGWREIVEAAVHIRAELEGLGLVPFVKTSGGKGIHVVVPIKPKLGWKEVHQRTGAIAAAIAATAPDTFTTNMAKDKRRRRIFIDFHRNARGATAAAPFSLRARTSLPASTPLTWADIESIDAPEDLNYSSLPGLLTVSGDPWAEMSDFARELPSLSMTRK
- a CDS encoding sulfatase-like hydrolase/transferase — translated: MKPKNILFVMFDQLRWDYLSCYGHPQLKTPNIDRLASRGVRFTRAYVQSPICGPSRMSTYTGRYVHSHGASWNGVPLKVGEMTMGDHLRAAGMGCWLVGKTHMRADAEGMRRLGLDPDSIIGARVAECGFDVFERDDGMVAVGPDGPLENPDGHRYSHYLRERGYASDNPWHDHANSGVDEAGNVLSGWFMKNAAEAANIEEIDSETPYLTRRATEFIEQASAPWLCHLSYIKPHWPYVVPAPYHAMYGTSHIKPAVRTKEEFDKAHPVLKAFMTSPVGKAFSRDEVREAVIPAYMGLIKQCDDQIGLLFEWLERTGRMDDTLIVLTSDHGDFLGDHWMGEKTFFHDTSVKIPLIIFDPSGDADATRGTVCDELVESIDLLPTFLEIAGGDPEVVGHVVEGKSLVPILHGRSDGAHRDRVICEYDYAATPIAERLGVSAREAVMFMVADKRYKLIHCEGGFRPILFDLEADPDELHDLGDSDEHATIIEEMYERLFAWTRRISQRTTRSEAQLMEMRTGIRRRGVVLGAYDENDVPLELTVHYRGRKAAIRKPAG
- a CDS encoding nuclear transport factor 2 family protein, translating into MTRAEDTLLIVQLVQAWGLWRDQGDWDRLAETFARDGLISVSWFAGLHNDFIERCRATHKKTSPRSKHLIGTPFVQVGEDRALAETSIQILGRATLAGVTVDNTSYARFLDRLIRQDGVWRISERIAIYEKDRLDPIVPSPVFDRFMNETDFSSIPEAYRFLGYRLIQGGRTLRPGIVVDGSPEAEHLLAEAKGWLLDA
- a CDS encoding bifunctional 3-(3-hydroxy-phenyl)propionate/3-hydroxycinnamic acid hydroxylase is translated as MSTYPAKVPVVIVGAGPTGLTAANLLAAYGVEAIVLDREPGPMNLPRAIVIDDEGARTLQVFGLDRTYVANTTPAIGSKYFADDGTCFAETGAGVQSYGFPKRQYIYQPEFEEALRNRLEEQAPGSLRFSSNVVDVETDADGAVVTVEAADGERHRIATQWVLACDGGRSPIRERLRITLSGNTYRQDWIVIDMSDDPDRSLFSKFFCSSVRPAVSVPAPNGGRRYEFMVLPGEDREKVLSPDFLAGLLKPFRRHDERDVLRKTVYTFHARIAERFRQGRILLMGDAAHLTPPFAGQGMNAGLRDAHNVAWKIAAAVGGADAAMLDSYDAERRGPAWDMILLAVTMGSFVMPSSSEELKFRDLLLKALEPFPAVRDYLIQMRFKPKPRYNAGLFLDLDQPTFEASLVGEMIPQPRIGSGARLLDDHLGEGFALIAQNGPGYLALEQLDQGRLLGLPLNTVILEPAGHSADQDRARIARPLLTHRDQIMLIRPDRYCAAAFAPERLRAELDRYSSLCSAATRARSSEMDAAVEMSASL
- a CDS encoding helix-turn-helix domain-containing protein, coding for MRAAEVARIVGIPRPTAYRLLETLEGLGFVVRGPSEDAWRPTLQTKSLSSGFRDEDWVAQVAVPRMMKLGRKILWPLDLVTFHDYRMAIRESTHNISPFSVDHGMVGRELPVLETAGGRAHLAFVPRQERAQIIEGLRERLGSDVVDFHDDGPLDYILAHTLELGVGFRIKGFNARTMSISAPIYSGERPIACLTMIWIGTALKFEEALRLHRDALISTAASISEDLARVAAEQSEE